The genomic region TCGCTGACAGCGATTGAGAACCTGATGTTTGCCTACAGCGCCACGGACAGCGTTGGCATCAAGGGCTTTTCAATTCTTTCCGACGACGAGCTCGCGACCCATGCTGACGAGAGGCTCGAGGTGTTCGGACTTGGAGCGTTCCGCAACTCGATTGCCGGCACGATGCCCGAAGGCATCCGCAAGCTTCTCGACATTGCAATTGCCATGGTTGGCAAGCCGAAGGTTCTTTTCCTGGACGAGCCGACGAGCGGCGTCGCCAGCGAAGAAAAATTCTCGGTCATGGACCGCATTATTGATGCGACCCGTGTCGCAGGCGTCAGCGTGCTCTTCGTCGAGCACGACATGGAGATCGTTGGCCGCTACTCCGACCGCGTGCTCGCTTTCTTCGAAGGCCGGGTGCTGATTGATGGACCTCCGGAAACCGTCCTCAGCGACCGACAAGTGCGCGAACTCATCATTGGTGAAGAACATTGCGTTCTCAGGGAGGACAACCATGCTTGAAGTGAAGTCAATCAACGTCTCCATCGGCGGGGTACCTATTCTGCGTGACGTTTCCATGAAGGTCGAAGCCCGCTCGATGGTCGGAATCGTCGGCCGCAATGGTGCCGGCAAGACCACGTTGATGCGTGCGATAATGGGGCTCTTGCCACTCCGGGCAGGTTCGATCCATTATGAGAAGAAGGACATTTCCCGTGAGGCGCCGCATCTGCGCGTGCACCACCAGATGGGCTTCGCGCCGGAAGACCGGCGCCTTATTCCCGAACTGACTGTTGAGGAAAACCTGCTTATTCCGGCATGGGCAGCTGGCGTCACAGATGCGCAGAAGCGGCTCGACGATGTCTATGCGCTCATTCCGGAGGCAGCGGACTTCCGCCATCGCCGCGCCCTGCAGCTTTCAGGCGGCCAGCAGAAACTCGTGGCCATCGGTCGCGCACGCATGACTGGCACCCAGCTGTTAATGCTAGACGAGCCATTCGAAGGCGTCGCCCCCGCGCTTTCCAAGCGCATTTCCGAGGTAGTCGCATCCCTGCAGCCGCTTGGTCTTTCCATCCTTCTTTCCGGCGCCGATCTTCGGCACGCCGGTAAGGGCCTCGATATGGTTTATCGCATGGACCGTGGCCAGATCACTTCTATTTGACCGTCATTGGCAGCGCCTGTGCATCTCTGCTGCGTCCCAACCGCCGCATACGAAATTGTGAACCACTTCGGTAACCTGTGGTTTCGACGGTTGCTCTTTCAAGGCTGCGTTGGAGGCATTCGCGCGGGCTTAGGAGCGCGGGTCTAAATACTGGTCATTCTTTGTTCTTCATCATTGCCGCCTGAAGCTGTGGGCAAGTGGGATCCTATCCCAAGGTATGGTTTAGCGGGATAGCACTGGCCTACCAGTGTTTCGGGTGGGTCAGTTGTTGATGACAATCAACTTACGACATCGTCGTCACCTTTTTCGGCTTCGCGAGACGAATTCTTCCTCCCCCAATCGCGTATTTTTCGCCCTGAAGCCTATCGAACCGCCCCTGCGTTTGCGGTGGTGATCGGGACGGATTTCGACGCGACATGTCGGCAACCCTACAAAACCCCTCCGCATGGCGACAACGAAACATGTGCAATCTCGAAGGCTTACCGGCGCAACCTGATTGGCACGAGTAGTGCTCAGAGTAAGCCGGGTCGCTAAAGCCCGATCGTGGTCCCGACCTGATTGGCACGAAGGGAGACTGACATGGCAGAAATGCAAAAAAGATCACCTCCAGCCCTGAGGGCGAACAGCGCGAGGTCAAGGGGTCCGACCTCTTTGTCCGGGCGCTTGAAAACCAGGGAGTCACGTGCATCTTCTACATCCCCGGCGAGGAAACCATCGACCTCTTCCATTCGCTGAGCAACTCGACGATCAAGGTCGTGCCGACCCACACCGAGCGGGCCGCGGCCCTTATGGCCGCCAACTGGGGTCGGCTCACCAGCCGCACTGGCGTCTGCATCACCACCTGCGGTCCGGGCGCGCTCAACGTCCCGAACGGCGCGGAATATGCCCGGCTCAATGGCATGCCGGTGCTGCTGATCGCCGGCCAGAAGGCGATCAAGAACCGCCGCCAGGCGGGTTTTCAGAGGTCCGCCACCGTCGAGGTGATGAAGCCTGTGACCAAGCACGCAATACAAATCACATCGGCGGAGATGATCCCGCCAACGGTCAGTGAAGCATTCCGCATCACCCAGGAGGGAAAGAAGGGGCCGGTGTATATTGAACTTCCGGAAGATATCGCGGCCGAAAATGCGAGAAGGAGGTAGCGCCGATTGCGCCGCACAAGCGCGAACTGCCGATAGCAAACGATGCGGCCCTCGATCGCGCCGCCGCCCTCATCACCGCAGCCAAACGTCCGCTTCTCGTGTTCGGGGCCGCCGCCCCGCGTCGCGCCGCCTCGTGTCCCGGCTTGATAGCGGTTATGGAGCAATTTGTGAACCGCACGGGCATTCCGTTCTTTACCACTCAAATGGGCAAGGGTGCTGTGTCCGAAGACTCCCATCTCTATATGGGCACGGCGGCGCCTTCCGAAGGCGACTATGTGCATGACGCCGTCGACAAGGCCTACCTGATCATTACGATCGGCCATGACACGACCGAAAAACCGCCCTTCCTCATGGGGCCGAAGGGACGGGAGGTCATTCACATCGGAGATCAGTCGCCGCCCGTCGAGCAGGTCTACTTCCCGCAATCCGAGGTCATCGGCGACATCGGCCATTCGCTCAAGGCGCTGGCGGATCGCCTTGAGGGCAAGCTGCCCAATGCCCGCGCATTGCTGCCGCTGCGCGAGAAGATCCTCTCCCGGATGTCCAACGACGCCGATGAAGAACGTTGGCCGGTCACGCCGCAGCGACTGGCGCACGACGTGCGCAAGGTCATGACGGAAAACGGCATCGTTGCGCTCGACAACGGCTTGTACAAGCTCTCGTTCGCCCGCAACTACCCGACCTATCTCCCCAATACGCTGCTGCTCGACAACGAGCTGGCGACCATGGGCGCGGGACTGCCGTCGGCGATTGTTGTCGCGATGTCAATCCCGGGCGGCGCGTCATGGCGGTCTGCGGCGACAACGGCTTCCACATGACCAGCCAGGAACTGGAGACGACCCGCCGCCTCAAGCTCAACCTGGTCGTGCTCATCGTGGAGGACGGCGGCTACGGCATGATCCGCCATAAGCAAGCCGCCCGCGGTTTCCCGGATTTCGGCAACACCGTCGACAATCCGGATTTCGTGAAATTGGCCGAAGCCTATGGGGTCAAGGGTACGCGCGTCGAAGCGCTGGACGATCTGGTGCCAGCGCTGGAAGCCGCTTTCGAAGGCGGCGGCGTCCATGTCGTCGTAGTGCCGATCGATTATGCGGAGAACAAGTGAGTGCTCACCGACGAGCTGCAACTCGCGCAAAGCGTAACCGGGATAAACCGCCCTCAGGAGCCCAGGAGGTCGACAGCAATGATCATCTTTTCAGAGCGGACGGCGGGCCCTGCTGTCCGAGAAAGCAACAGGAGGACCACAACATGAAACAGTTTATCTTCCAGACCCCGCCAAACATCCTTATCGAGGCAGGCGCATCCAGCAAGATCGCCGACGTCCTCAAGGGCTACAAGGCCGCCCGGCGCCGAGATCTGGATCGATGGCGGGCATAATCCCGGTGCCGGCGAAGTGATCGCCGAAGCCATGGCCAATTTCGAGGAACGCCAGTCTCGGCCGCTTTTTCTGATCATCGGCATGATCAATACCAGGGATCCGGTCGGCTATTTCAAGGCCTTTACCGGCCTGGTCGAAAAGGTTTTCTGCGTGCCGATCCGCGGCAGCGAAGCGATGGTCGACCCGGTGATATTGTCGAATGCCGCTTATGATGCCGGTTTGGTTGCCGAACCGATGTTGAAGGTCGGCGATGCGCTGGAGGCGATAAAGGCATTTCTCGATCCGGAGGAATTGCCGCCACGCATCCTGGTCGGCAGATCTCTCTATCTCGTCGGCGACGTGCTTGCCGACAACGGCACGCCGCCGAAGTGAAGGCTGCAAAATGAAAAAAGCCCGGTCTAGCCGGGCTTTTTCATCAATGTGATATAATTCGTCGATATCAATCAGACAGCGCTCGAAATCCAGTTCGAAAGAACCGTCTTCGGCTTTGCGCCGACAGAGATATCGGCAACTTCGCCGCCCTTGAAGATTGCAAGGGTCGGAATGGAGCGCACACCGAACTGTGCAGCGAGTTCCGGGTTCTCGTCGATATTCAGCTTGGCGACCTTGACCTTGCCTTCCATCTCGACGGCGATTTCTTCGAGGCTCAGAGCGATCATCTTGCACGGGCCGCACCATTCGGCCCAGAAATCGACGACGACGGGTATTGCGGATTCCAGAACTTCCGACTGGAAATTATTGATATCGACTTTCACGATAGCCATGGGCTGCTCCTTTACCGGAATTGGGTGTTGAACGGGCGTGTCGCAAAGCGGTCGGCCGAACGCATTGAGCTGAAATACGTTCTGCAGCGGCTCGACAAATACACCCCGGTGATTTCGTCTTCTGAAATGGCTTCTGCGGTTACGTGCCATTTGAAAGTATCCTTCTTTTGGGAGAGTGCCGACGCCCCGCTGGCAGGTGAGCCGCCGTAGGGGGCGAGCTATGAAGGCCGCCGCCGGCTCAGCTGGATCTTCGAGTTGCGCAGCGACTCGACTGCGTCAAAGTTTTCCTCGGCGGAGACGCCGAACATGTACTCGACTCCCTCGTCTCGAGTGCCGAGACAAGAAAGTCAGCCTCCTTGAGGCGTGCATCTACAGACTGAGGCATACATAACCTTCTGACGGTTTTTATCTCATTGACGGCTCCATATCGTCACGACGATCTAGATACACCTCTTCAAACCGCGCAGTCAAGAATCATTTTGCACCAACGAACGTGCCGGCTCCATCGGAGCAGGCCTTTCCTCAAGCCATTGAATTTTTCTCTTAGTGAGGGCGCAGCGAGGAAATTTCCTCGGCGATCCGCTCCGCAGTCGGGCGCGGATTCGTCTTCGGCCGGGACGAACGATCCCCCACGTCGGCGGGCAATTCGTCGACCTTGCCACAATCCTCCATGCTTTTGGCAAGCCACTCGGCCAGCTTCGCGTCATCGGGTGCGAAAAGGGCTGCCGGATGCACGAAACGTTCTTTCTTGAAGTGCTCGACAAGGGCAGCGCGGGTGTCCCTGACGCGCGGGCGGGGAACGACACTCGTGCCGCCGCAGGACGCTTCCAAAGCCGGGCGGGTGAGGCACGCGAGGAACTCCTCCTTGCCCATGTTCGGAAGATCTGCGTCGGCGCCGATGGCATCGCCGGCAATGCGGACAACGACGCCGCTGTCCGAACGATTGGTGCGCGCCGACAGGGCGTCGATCAGGGTCAACCTTGCCACGACACGAAGCGTGTCGATGTCGACCTCCAGCTTGCCGTTTTCGCCGATCAACTGGGCAGCGTGCCGGGCGAACCGCCTGGACCCATAGAGATGCCCGGAGGCTTCGGAGCCGGAGTCGACCGAGACGTTCTGTCCAGCAAACGCACGCACCAGCATTGCCATGAGCGTATCTTCCTCGATCGGGGCCCGTGCCAGCGCCTCGTGCAGCGCGTCGGTGCGGAAATCGCCGATCATGTCGATGCCGTTTCGGGTCACGTCCGGCCCGGTCTTGGCTGAAACGTCGATGGCAGCCTCGTTTCCGTCCTCGCCGCCGGGCGCGGTCGGATCGCCCTTGCCTTTCGCTTGTCTGGCTTCCGGCATCCGAAAATGGGCAGACTGCACCTTGCCCTCACGATCGAGAAACATGGCGATGCAATCGCCTTTGCCGGGCTTGCCGTACAGGTAACGCCACTTACCGCGGATCTTGACGTAGGTCTCGTCGATCCTGACCGAACCACAATGCGAGCGCCGAAACTGGCGCAGCCGCTTCTCGATCATCGGAACATAGGCAAGTACCCAGCGGTTAATCGTGCTGTGGTCCACTTCGAAGCCGCGCTCTTGGAACATCTCCTCAAGGTCTCGGTAGCTGAGCGGATACCGCAGATACCAGGCCGCCGCCTGCACGATGAGCCATGCTCGAAATGCCGCCCTTTGAAATCATCTTTCGACCAGCGCTTCAGCTTCTCGGCAATGGTATTCAGAAACACAGGCTCGCTCCACAAATTCGAAGCGAGAATTTCTCCGGCGAGTGTCAACAGACGGTTAACTAAGAAAATTTGCGACAGGCCCGGTCATCGCCCTGGCCCCGAGGACGCTGGAACGGGACGAGCGACTTGGTTTTTCGCAGTGAGTTGCTGCTATGGAGCGCCGACCTTTGCTTCAACTCCAGTCACACCATAGCCGTCCTGCTCAAGGGCGGCGGCGTACGCGACGGCATATGCCGCGATCTTATTCGCACAATCCATTCCATTGATAACTTGGCGAGCGTCGATGAAGTTGGTTGCCCGAAGATTAATGTAATCCGAGAGCTTCTTGCCGGTAAACCAGCCTTCCTTCAAGCCCATGACAAGCACCTTCGCCGCAATTTCCGGTACCAGTGCTCTTGCTGGAACGGAAACGATATCAATGCCGAGCTTGATGCTGGCCACGCGGTAGTTTTTCTTGTGCGTGAGTTGGGCGTATCCTCTCCCAAACCAGCCTTTACGCCAATATGGGGAGGAGACCCAAGGCAGCCCGCCCTTTGCCCATGCGCTGTCAAGACGGGCAATCGCCTGAAAGTCAGATATCGCGAGAGTCTCGCGCACCGGCTTCATAAGGCATCTAGTTTCATGAAATGCCGTAGCCAACACGTAGGCGCATTGGTTGCGCTGTAATGTGTGCACCTTGCATTCCGAGATTAGAAGTCGGGTGTCCCCGCGGTCGAGGTCGCCGACGCCGCTTTTGGCGGCAAACGCCACGGCGACGCAAATTAAAATAATCAGGCATGCTGCAGCGAGTGTTCGGAGTATCGGCTCCGCTTCCCGTTCAGGGTGCCGCATGAGTGCGCCACCTACGTATTCGAAGGCGTCCCGTGCGTGTTCTACGTCTGATGACGGGCGGTACTTGCCATAGTAGTAGGCTATCTGCATCGCTTAACTCCGCAATATGCTGAGAACAAATCGACAGACGCCCCGCATAGGTGCGCAACTCAATTTTAATTTGTAAACAATAGGGTAGCGTACGTAACGGACCAAGGAGAGCAAAGTGACTCTTGCCGGGCGCCGCTCTGTCAATCGTTGTACTTATGGGCTGTGGCCAAAGAAAAAGGGAACCCACGTCGACACTCCCAATGGAGAAAGAGA from Rhizobium indicum harbors:
- a CDS encoding ABC transporter ATP-binding protein, giving the protein MKPIIEAKSLIKRFGAVTAANDVNVDIMSGTISGLIGTNGAGKTTFINMITGYLGPDSGSILLDGQEIVGLSPRQITRRGVARSFQIPQLFNSLTAIENLMFAYSATDSVGIKGFSILSDDELATHADERLEVFGLGAFRNSIAGTMPEGIRKLLDIAIAMVGKPKVLFLDEPTSGVASEEKFSVMDRIIDATRVAGVSVLFVEHDMEIVGRYSDRVLAFFEGRVLIDGPPETVLSDRQVRELIIGEEHCVLREDNHA
- a CDS encoding ATP-binding cassette domain-containing protein yields the protein MLEVKSINVSIGGVPILRDVSMKVEARSMVGIVGRNGAGKTTLMRAIMGLLPLRAGSIHYEKKDISREAPHLRVHHQMGFAPEDRRLIPELTVEENLLIPAWAAGVTDAQKRLDDVYALIPEAADFRHRRALQLSGGQQKLVAIGRARMTGTQLLMLDEPFEGVAPALSKRISEVVASLQPLGLSILLSGADLRHAGKGLDMVYRMDRGQITSI
- a CDS encoding iron-containing alcohol dehydrogenase, with protein sequence MKQFIFQTPPNILIEAGASSKIADVLKGYKAARRRDLDRWRA
- the trxA gene encoding thioredoxin, translated to MAIVKVDINNFQSEVLESAIPVVVDFWAEWCGPCKMIALSLEEIAVEMEGKVKVAKLNIDENPELAAQFGVRSIPTLAIFKGGEVADISVGAKPKTVLSNWISSAV